The Choristoneura fumiferana chromosome 5, NRCan_CFum_1, whole genome shotgun sequence region ATGACAAGGAAGAGACGTCTATGCTTTACCGTACCTCTGACGAAGCTAAAAATCAGTTTACTGATGTGACAACATTGAAGTCAATCACTGAGCCCATTCAAAAGGAACTCACTATGGAACAAAAAGTTACAAATAAACTCCCGGAACAAACAACAACAGATAAGCCTCTGGAATCAAAAGTAAAGGATACATCTGAGCAAAAAGTCACGGTTGGATTATCTCAACAAAAAGTTACAGACAACCTTTTAGAACCACAAGTTTCAAATTATCTCTCTGAACAAACAGAATCATATAAGAAACAACAATTTACAACAGAAAACCCCTGGCAAGGAAGAGTTACAGAAGACCTTAGTGTTAAACCAATAAGTCCTGAAAAAAAGGTTACTATAAATCTGTATACTGTAAATCCAAACTACAAACCGCTCAAAAAATTGGAAATACAGCCTCCAAAATCTTTCACACGCGACCCCGATGACAACAGTTGGAGAAATGAAAGTCTTAGTTCATTAGGAATTGTTTTTAAAGCAAAAAACTCATCGAAAGCTTTCACGGAAGTGTTGAAGAATAAAACCGAGGTTGTCATGAATAATTTGCCCGATCAAAACAGAACAGTAGAGAAAGTAGAATTAAGAGACAGGCTGGAGAAAATTGCCGAGAAAAGAAAGTCGAAAAAGAAGAAGACAGATCAATTTGGAAACATAGAATACACAGATTACGAGGAAAATACCAACTCTGGTGATCTGCATACATCCAAGGAAACACCGGCTGGAATCGATCCTCTAGTGTCACCTGTTTCTAGTTCTACTGAAGCCCCTAAAACGCCATCATCAAGACCACCGTCAACGCCACCATCCAAACCACCGTCAACACCACCGTCAACGATAACTAGCACTAACTCGTTAATTACAAACCCTTATACATTTGCAAGTACAGAAACACCGAAGAAAACGTTTAATTTGCAAGAATACTATGACACATCGGAGGAAGACGATTATGTAACACTTTCGAAACTCGATATCATGAAGGCCACTACTAGACCGAGGGTTCAGTGGCCAGTGACACAAAGtataatagaaaatacaaacccAACACAATTATTCCCAGAAAGGAAACCGACAGTGCAATATTTCCCTCCGCGAGCCAAGCCGAGTACAGATGACGATATCAACGACTATACACCGCCAAGTCACAGCACTGTGACATTGCCTCAACAATTTACTGAAAGCAAAAGCTATCCCAGTAGGAATCAATTCCCGAATGAACAAATAAATTACGCTTCGAACGAGAAAGGAAATCAACCGTTTGGAGTGCAGCACATCCAATATAGGCCGGTGGCTGTAAACAAGAACGCTTATCTCACACAACAACCGAAACTACCAACTGAAGGCCCACGTGAAATCCCAGAAAGCTACAATCGCGGTTTTGTCATAAGACATTATAAGGATTTAATAGATGCAGCAATCAAGGACGACGACTACGATAGAAACATGTACCCGTACACCGAACAGCCGCTGCCAAAAATGACGGTCCTTGCAGAAAAAACGCCGGTGAAATCGGAGGAATACGACTACGATGCGCGGAAGGAAGTACTAGATAGATTCGTGGATAATTTCAATCAGAACCACGAACAGTTTAAGGCCGATTTTCCGGTGGTATTTAACACTAGTATTGTGCATCAGCACGGCCCTGAAGACGGGAAGGTTTTGGCGTCTTCTAGTGCTATGTTCAAACGTTTGTACAACGATGCTACAGCGACCAAGGCTAATGGctttatatttacaaacaagCCGTATGACCCTAATTGTGAGAATATAACTGTAGAATTGTCGCCGGCGTACGAACTGCACTATTATGTACCTGATCAAGAAGAAAGAGAGGAGCAAGCGGTTAAAGTCACTATACCGTATGGATACAGAATATAAACGCCTCGTAACATTTTTATATGCCTCCAATATCTACTTATACAAGGCTTAGAAAACATTTTCCAACGAATTTATtaaatcaagcgttactttatCTCCGCCTGTTGTAA contains the following coding sequences:
- the LOC141427931 gene encoding uncharacterized protein isoform X1, with product MVRHTKTQCFWSLTISLAIVLTIIAPTNSFTIRHRNASDLVAEDSTVVEVKYETPDEINTPREDEPVTVIPIQRNTEAITAKDDPGVTEADQEATERTSVDKVPTEGTESITTDDVVQTVGGITQKDWFDTTVLLETEKVENDTETSPSANYTSPSPKIILHSTELDNIISAVEQQSISSSAPVTLTERGTTLVATTDEENITTEEETTNTEPVPTVSVSMSNPIQIQTTDTTTTTEQIPQTDTTETTPFWKKYTNIERIRTTNTDADEKVEISPTERVADSINAHSTQARVSLEKAFELAPDILSLQQLKTHLMKTTKAIGYRDGLETSNSIDGQTESILPSTVGRATAEQTMGRVTEEGNQLEMVSKRAGYLDHSKTTIFTDSSTIANASRDGLIELDVIGYEVDTDSFGTGNKTSQSQLAEDAMKEELLKESFINDKEETSMLYRTSDEAKNQFTDVTTLKSITEPIQKELTMEQKVTNKLPEQTTTDKPLESKVKDTSEQKVTVGLSQQKVTDNLLEPQVSNYLSEQTESYKKQQFTTENPWQGRVTEDLSVKPISPEKKVTINLYTVNPNYKPLKKLEIQPPKSFTRDPDDNSWRNESLSSLGIVFKAKNSSKAFTEVLKNKTEVVMNNLPDQNRTVEKVELRDRLEKIAEKRKSKKKKTDQFGNIEYTDYEENTNSGDLHTSKETPAGIDPLVSPVSSSTEAPKTPSSRPPSTPPSKPPSTPPSTITSTNSLITNPYTFASTETPKKTFNLQEYYDTSEEDDYVTLSKLDIMKATTRPRVQWPVTQSIIENTNPTQLFPERKPTVQYFPPRAKPSTDDDINDYTPPSHSTVTLPQQFTESKSYPSRNQFPNEQINYASNEKGNQPFGVQHIQYRPVAVNKNAYLTQQPKLPTEGPREIPESYNRGFVIRHYKDLIDAAIKDDDYDRNMYPYTEQPLPKMTVLAEKTPVKSEEYDYDARKEVLDRFVDNFNQNHEQFKADFPVVFNTSIVHQHGPEDGKVLASSSAMFKRLYNDATATKANGFIFTNKPYDPNCENITVELSPAYELHYYVPDQEEREEQAVKVTIPYGYRI
- the LOC141427931 gene encoding uncharacterized protein isoform X2, which translates into the protein MWLVRSLTISLAIVLTIIAPTNSFTIRHRNASDLVAEDSTVVEVKYETPDEINTPREDEPVTVIPIQRNTEAITAKDDPGVTEADQEATERTSVDKVPTEGTESITTDDVVQTVGGITQKDWFDTTVLLETEKVENDTETSPSANYTSPSPKIILHSTELDNIISAVEQQSISSSAPVTLTERGTTLVATTDEENITTEEETTNTEPVPTVSVSMSNPIQIQTTDTTTTTEQIPQTDTTETTPFWKKYTNIERIRTTNTDADEKVEISPTERVADSINAHSTQARVSLEKAFELAPDILSLQQLKTHLMKTTKAIGYRDGLETSNSIDGQTESILPSTVGRATAEQTMGRVTEEGNQLEMVSKRAGYLDHSKTTIFTDSSTIANASRDGLIELDVIGYEVDTDSFGTGNKTSQSQLAEDAMKEELLKESFINDKEETSMLYRTSDEAKNQFTDVTTLKSITEPIQKELTMEQKVTNKLPEQTTTDKPLESKVKDTSEQKVTVGLSQQKVTDNLLEPQVSNYLSEQTESYKKQQFTTENPWQGRVTEDLSVKPISPEKKVTINLYTVNPNYKPLKKLEIQPPKSFTRDPDDNSWRNESLSSLGIVFKAKNSSKAFTEVLKNKTEVVMNNLPDQNRTVEKVELRDRLEKIAEKRKSKKKKTDQFGNIEYTDYEENTNSGDLHTSKETPAGIDPLVSPVSSSTEAPKTPSSRPPSTPPSKPPSTPPSTITSTNSLITNPYTFASTETPKKTFNLQEYYDTSEEDDYVTLSKLDIMKATTRPRVQWPVTQSIIENTNPTQLFPERKPTVQYFPPRAKPSTDDDINDYTPPSHSTVTLPQQFTESKSYPSRNQFPNEQINYASNEKGNQPFGVQHIQYRPVAVNKNAYLTQQPKLPTEGPREIPESYNRGFVIRHYKDLIDAAIKDDDYDRNMYPYTEQPLPKMTVLAEKTPVKSEEYDYDARKEVLDRFVDNFNQNHEQFKADFPVVFNTSIVHQHGPEDGKVLASSSAMFKRLYNDATATKANGFIFTNKPYDPNCENITVELSPAYELHYYVPDQEEREEQAVKVTIPYGYRI